Proteins encoded together in one Macadamia integrifolia cultivar HAES 741 chromosome 8, SCU_Mint_v3, whole genome shotgun sequence window:
- the LOC122086095 gene encoding epsin-3-like has translation MPILGTRATTIFITTANNMGTPSSFHEFKKQASFFLKEKIKTARLALTDVTPAQLLTEEATNENPWSPDTKTMGLISRAAFEIDDYWRIVDILHKRLSRFDRNNWRISYKALILLEHLLTHGPGSIAEEFETDKDIIREMESFQYIDERGFNWGLTVRNKSERVLKLLEKGPLLKEERDRARKLTRGIEGFGSFSHRPSSTEATSFRDSSMKTYGRSHSEYNDRGDSDHGDSDLFSFHYSEEGQREIKKKQIDTGLEESKAPTEELIPELQEWDSKRESIPLLDDQKDKLKVGFSIEEDHPFISSELQSSRNKILQEG, from the exons ATGCCAATCCTTGGAACAAGAGCGACGACGATCTTCATTACCACCGCTAACAACATGGGTACCCCTTCTTCCTTCCATGAGTTCAAGAAGCAAGCTTCTTTCTTCCTTAAAGAGAAGATCAAGACGGCACGGTTGGCTTTGACTGATGTTACCCCAGCACAACT TTTGACAGAAGAAGCCACGAACGAGAATCCATGGTCTCCTGACACAAAAACAATGGGTTTGATATCGAGGGCTGCTTTCGAAATCGATGATTATTGGAGAATTGTGGATATTCTGCACAAAAG GTTGTCCAGATTTGATAGAAATAATTGGAGAATCTCCTACAAAGCTTTGATCTTACTGGAACACCTTTTGACCCACGGACCGGGGAGTATTGCGGAGGAGTTTGAGACTGATAAAGATATTATTCGGGAAATGGAGAGCTTCCAATATATTGATGAGAGAGG ATTCAACTGGGGCCTCACTGTGAGGAACAAATCCGAGAGGGTATTAAAGCTTCTGGAAAAGGGGCCACTTCTGAAAGAAGAGAGGGATCGAGCTCGCAAGCTAACCCGTGGCATTGAAGGGTTTGGCAGCTTCAGCCATCGCCCTTCCTCAACTGAAGCAACAAGCTTCAGAGACTCATCCATGAAAACGTATGGGAGGAGCCATTCAGAGTATAACGATCGTGGGGATTCTGATCATGGGGATTCTGATCTGTTCTCCTTCCATTATTCTGAGGAAGGTCagagagagataaaaaagaAGCAGATTGACACTGGTCTTGAAGAAAGCAAGGCTCCAACAGAGGAACTTATTCCAGAACTCCAAGAATGGGACTCCAAACGGGAATCAATACCTCTTTTGGATGATCAGAAAGATAAGCTTAAGGTGGGATTTTCCATTGAAGAAGATCATCCATTCATCAGTTCTGAACTACAGAGTTCCAGAAATAAAATCTTACAAGAAGGTTGA